From the Lathyrus oleraceus cultivar Zhongwan6 chromosome 4, CAAS_Psat_ZW6_1.0, whole genome shotgun sequence genome, one window contains:
- the LOC127073834 gene encoding mitochondrial outer membrane protein porin of 34 kDa: MSKGPGVYSSIGDKAKDVLYKDYAQQSPIHFHYKFMDWNAGFACKVIEIVPGFRTVFKCTIPDSGKVELQYLNRFTGISGCIGLLGSEEGQYEPVLNFSGLLGTSILSLGANVAFHIPTRSITKLNAGFGFNSAFLEASLTLHDSFDTLKATFYHQVNPLTQTAIATQVKHSLSLKETGVNIGVQHAFFPQTLLKARFDSSGKAGTLIQQGFWQKFFVTMAGEIDFGAEDKTPKFGVSMALRP, encoded by the exons ATGAGCAAGGGTCCTGGTGTATATTCAAGTATTGGAGATAAAGCCAAAG atGTTCTTTATAAGGACTATGCTCAACAATCACCAATTCACTTTCATTACAAGTTCATGGATTGGAATGCAGGCTTCGCTTGTAAAG TTATAGAAATTGTACCAGGATTCAGGACAGTTTTCAAATGTACCATACCAGATTCCGGGAAG GTAGAACTACAGTATTTGAATAGATTCACTGGGATTAGTGGATGCATTGGATTGTTAGGAAGCGAAGAAGGACAATATGAACCTGTTCTAAACTTCTCAGGCCTTCTAGGAACAAGCATTCTGTCTCTTGGAGCCAATGTTGCCTTCCACATACCAACAAGATCGATAACCAAGCTTAATGCTGGTTTCGGCTTCAACAGTGCCTTCCTCGAAGCTTCGTTGACCTT GCATGACAGCTTCGACACTCTAAAAGCTACGTTTTATCATCAAGTGAATCCCCTAACCCAGACTGCCATTGCAACACAGGTGAAGCATAGCTTGTCACTCAAGGAAACTGGTGTAAACATTGGTGTTCAGCATGCGTTTTTTCCGCAAACGCTGTTAAAGGCTCGATTTGACAGCTCTGGCAAGGCAGGTACTCTTATTCAACAAGGGTTTTGGCAGAAGTTTTTTGTAACTATGGCCGGTGAAATTGACTTCGGGGCCGAAGATAAGACTCCGAAGTTTGGAGTTTCCATGGCTCTAAGACCCTAG
- the LOC127073832 gene encoding hypersensitive-induced response protein-like protein 1 codes for MGNLICCVQVDQSTVAMKEGFGKFEKVLQPGCHCLPWFLGKRIAGHLSLRLQQLDIKCETKTKDNVFVNVVASIQYRALANSANDAFYKLSNTRSQIQAYVFDVIRASVPKLNLDDAFEQKNEIAKAVEEELEKAMSAYGYEIVQTLITDIEPDEHVKRAMNEINAAQRLRMAANEKAEAEKILQIKRAEGEAESKYLNGMGIARQRQAIVDGLRDSVIGFSVNVPGTTAKDVMDMVLITQYFDTMKEIGASSKTSAVFIPHGPGVVRDVASQIRDGLLQGSLAHV; via the exons ATGGGGAATCTTATTTGTTGCGTGCAAGTTGACCAATCTACGGTGGCTATGAAAGAAGGTTTTGGAAAATTTGAAAAGGTGCTTCAGCCGGGATGCCATTGCCTGCCGTGGTTCCTTGGTAAACGAATTGCTGGTCATCTGTCTCTTCGGCTACAGCAACTGGATATCAAATGCGAGACCAAGACAAAG GATAATGTCTTTGTCAATGTCGTTGCTTCTATTCAATACCGTGCCTTGGCTAACAGTGCCAATGATGCATTTTACAAACTTAGCAACACAAGGTCCCAAATTCAAGCTTATGTTTTTGATG TAATTAGGGCAAGTGTTCCAAAGCTCAACTTAGATGATGCTTTTGAGCAGAAAAATGAAATCGCAAAAGCTGTGGAAGAAGAACTTGAGAAG GCTATGTCAGCTTATGGATATGAAATTGTTCAAACACTGATTACTGATATAGAGCCAGATGAACATGTGAAGCGAGCTATGAATGAAATCAATGCTG CTCAAAGATTGAGGATGGCAGCAAATGAGAAGGCAGAGGCAGAGAAGATCTTGCAAATTAAGCGAGCTGAGGGTGAGGCCGAGTCCAAATATCTCAATGGGATGGGTATTGCTCGCCAACGTCAAGCCATTGTGGATGGTCTAAGAGACAGTGTTATTGGATTTTCGGTTAATGTACCAGGGACAACTGCAAAAGATGTCATGGATATGGTCCTTATCACTCAATACTTTGACACAATGAAAGAAATTGGCGCTTCCTCCAAGACTTCTGCTGTGTTCATTCCACATGGACCTGGTGTTGTTCGTGATGTTGCTAGCCAAATCCGTGATGGACTTCTCCAAGGTTCGCTAGCTCATGTGTAG